The sequence CTGTCCCGATCGCTGCCCTGTCCATGATCGGACAGCTGCGACCGGATATGGACAGAGCAGCCCCCCCGCGGTCTAGTTGACCGGCTCGGCCGACCCCGCACCTCCGCGCGCGTCGTGCGCACCGAACATCGTGGCACCCTTCAGCGGCGGCGCGCCGAGCGACAGGAAGGCCGAACCCGCGCTGTTCGACGATGTCAGTCGCGGCGCCCCGATCGCGATGCCCTCGGCGATGCCCCAATGGCCTTCGTCCTCGAAGCGGTAGCCTCGCTGTTCGAGCAGTCGGCGCGTATCGGGGGAGAGCGCGAAGGGTTCGAGCGAGATCGTGTCGGGCAGCCACTGCTCGTGGATGCGCGGGGCATCGATCGCTTCCTGCACGTCCATGCCGTGATCGATCATGTTGAGGATCGCCTCCAGCGTGATCGTGATGATCCGCGAGCCGCCGGGGCTGCCGATCACCAGTGCGACCTTGCCGTCCTTGGTGACGATCGTCGGGCTCATCGAACTCAGCGGCGTCTTGCCCGGGGCGATGGCGTTGGCCGCGCCCTGCACCAGGCCGAACATGTTGGGCACGCCCGGCTTCGAGGTGAAATCGTCCATCTCGTCGTTCATCACGATGCCGGTGCCGCCGGCGACGCGGTGCGCGCCGAACCAGTCGTTGAGCGTATAGGTGACCGAAACCGCATTCCCCTTGGCATCGACGACGTCATATTGCGTGGTGTTGTGGCCTTCATGCTCGGGCACGGCAGGGCCGAGCGTCGAGGATGGCGTCGCGCGCACCGGATCGATCGTGGCGCGGAGCTTCGCCGCATAGGCAGGGGCGATCAGCTCGGCGATCGGATTGGTGACGAAATCGGGATCGCCGAGCTTGTTGTTGCGGTCGACATAGACGCGGCGTAGCGCCTCGGCGAGGACGTGGACCTCGTCGGCCGAATGGAAGCCCATCGCCGCGAGATCATATCCCGAGAGGATGTTGAGCGCTTCGCAGATCGACACGCCGCCCGAGCTTGGCGGCGGCGCCGAGATCACGTGAAAGCCGCGATAATCGCATTCGATCGGCTCGAGTTCGCGGACTTTGTAGCTGGCGAGGTCGGCGCGCGTGATGATGCCGCCGCCATGCCGGGCGGCGTTGGCGATCGCGGCGCCGATCGGTCCCTTGTAGAAGGCATCCGGCCCCGTAGCGGAAATCTGCGATAGCGTCTGGGCGAGATCGGCCTGGACCAGCCGATCGCCCTTGGTGAGCGGACGGCCCTGCGGTTGGAAGATGCGGGCCGACATTGGATCGCGCGCAAGCTTCTTGGCCTCCAGCGCCATCACCCCGGCATCGCCCTGTCCGAGCACGAAGCCGTCGCGCGCAAGATGGATTGCGGGCGCCATCAACGTGGCGCGGGGCAGGGTGCCATAGCGGATGCGGGCGGTTTCCAGCCCCAGCACGGTGCCGGGGATACCCACGGCCTTCCAGCTGTCGGTGGAGAGACCGGGTATGACCTTGCCGGCGGCGTCCTGATACATGGCCGCGGTGGCAGCCTGCGGCGCCTTCTCGCGGAAATCGAGGAAGGTGGAACGTCCGCCGGCAAGATGGAGCGTCATGAAGCCGCCGCCGCCGATGTTGCCGGCCTGGGGATAGACGACCGCAAGCGCGTAACCGACCGCCACTGCGGCATCGATGGCGTTGCCACCGTGCCGCAGGATATCCGCGCCGACCTCCGAGGCGATATGTTGCGCACTCACCACCATGCCGCCCGAACCGGCGACGGGCTGAGGATCGGCGGCGTAGGCGGACGATGATACCAACAAGCCGGCAGCGAGAAGATATGTGCGCATCGCTTCCTCGTGCCGCAGGTCAGGAGCTTTGGAAAGCGCGCTGGTGTAAACGGCCGCAAGACGCCGGCAGGCGGTCTGGTGTGCCAGTTCCTGTGCCCATTCGAGCGGTTCGGCTGAGCTTGCCGAAGGCTCTGCGCGACGGCCGATATCCTTTTCTTATCGGGGGAGCGGAAGCGGACTTGTCGAAGTTGGTGCCCCGCTTCCATCATAACGTAGCCGGTTTTCGCCGATCTTCTCGATATGGGCGCCTGCCCAGGCGCCGAGAGCGCGCAGCGGCTCCGAAAGCGAATAACCCAGTTCGGTCAGCGCATATTCGACTTGCGGTGGGACCGTGGGATGCACCGTTCGGCTGACCATGCCATCGCGTTCGAGTGCCTTCAGCGTGCGTGTCAGCATCTGTTGCGAAATGCCGCCGATCGTTCGCTTCAAATCGTTGAAGCGGCGCGGTCGCTCGATGAGCACCATGACGATCATCACCGTCCACTTGTCGCCGACGATGGACAGCACGCTGCTCATCTTGCGGCAATGGGCGCTCACCCCGGGCAAGGCAGGCATAGTCATGTGACCTGGTCCTAAAAATATGCGTCCTTGGCGGGACGTCATCGGTCACATAGCTGGTCCTGGTCACAAATCCAGACCGGAGACATTCAATGAAGCTTCTGCACCTCGATTCCAGCATCACGGGCGAAGGATCGGCCAGCCGCGCCATATCGGCGGCTGTCGTCGAACGCCTGCGGGAAACGCATGCGGACCTCGATGTCGTCTACCGCGATCTTGCGGCCGAGCCGCTTCCCCACATGACGCTCGATACCTTCCTCACGCTGGATACGGGCGAAGACGTGCAGCAGTTTCTCGACGCGGACATCGTCGTGATCGGTGCCGGTTTCTACAATTTCACGATTCCCAGCCAGCTCAAGTCTTGGATCGACCGCATCGCGGTGAGGGGCAAGACCTTTGCCTATGGCGAAAACGGCCCTGTCGGTCTCGCCAAGGGCAAGCGTGTGATCGTCACGCTCGCACGCGGCAACGTCTATGGCGAGGGCTCTCCCTACGTCGCGTACGAGCATGCCGAAACATTGCTTCGCTCGATCTTCACCTTTGTCGGCGCGGATGTTGAGTTCATCGTTGCCGAGGGGCTCGGGCGCGGCGAGGATGCGCGGCGCGTGGCCATCGACGGCGCCCTCCAGCAGGTCCGTCACATGATACCAAGTTTTGCCGCGCCTGCGGCAATGGCCCTCTAGCCACCCGCGCGTTCACGGTCTGGGTGCAAGCCTGGACCGTGAGTAGCGTAGAGAGTGCTCGACCTCAGCGGTCGGGGCACACCGGATGCCGGGATACACCTGATTATTGCCATCTGCGAGCCGCATCTTCTTGAGATCAATTGTTGCTGACAAGCAGCGGCAAAAGCCTAGGATCTTGGCGAGGAGATCTGATGGCCGATTTGCAGTTCGAGGAGGCTCTGGGCATTGGGCGGGTGCTGTCATCGGTTCAGATGACCATGCTGCTGGACATGGACGCGTGGCCGCCAGATCGGCGGAGGGACTATAACGTCGAGGAACTGCTCTGGAAGGAACTGATCGAGGCGTCTCCGGAGACAATCTCGGGATATGCGCTGACCCAGCGCGGCGAGCGTGTCAGGCTTGCCCGCCGTTTGCGTGATGTCGATGCGGTCACGCTCTTGCGGATCTTCAATCGCACAAACGGGGAAAGCGATTTCGCCGTGCAGACACTGCGTGAAATCGAGGATCGAAGGCTCGATTTCTGATTGCTGCCGAGGGCGTGAGTTCTTTCGCCACGGCGGTTGCGACCGATATCAAGCGACGCCGCGCATTGCCCGGACGGGGCGGATATAGCGCGCCTGAGGAGCGCATCCTACGGCCCGGCGTGATCTGCAATCCGTGCTTGCGTTAACCGACGTCGGTCGTTGATGGGCGCTCTGCGCTCGGAGGATGATGATATGCGGCCGCTGCTAGACTTGGTCCTCTTGAAGGCGACCTGGCTCGTCGCGCTGCTCGCATTGGTCGCTTGGTTCACCTTCCTCTACTACATGGTCGGTGACGTCCTCTAACGCCGCTTGGTGGGTTCTGCTCGGCTTGAAATTTGGTTGCGGTAATGCGGGCAGCGACCATTCGCTTCCCGCCGAATTTGCTGCGATGGAGCATCGCGGGTTCCGCGAGATGGCCGACGCCCGTCAGTCCGGCAAGGTTGCAGTTTGGCGCATGGCCTCGCCAAGCGCGAGTGCCGCCGACGTGGCAAGGTTCATCGAGCGCACCTGCGGTCGCATCGGAATGCGCAACCGTACCTCGCAGGCGTCGGCCACGGGCGGCGGAACGCCCGCGCTTTCCTTCCCGAAAAGCAGGACGTCGTCGCTCCTGAAGTCGAAATCATAAGCCGATCGCGTGCTCTTCGTGGTGAACAGCACCAACCTTTGCGAACCGATCGTCGCCCTGAAGGCGTCGAAGCCGGCATGGCGCGCAACGACGACGTGGTCGATATAGTCCATGGCGGTCCGGCGCACCCTGCGATCATCCCACGCAAACCCCATCGGTTCGATGAGGTCTACCGCCGCCCCCAGACACGCGCCGAGCCGCAGAACGGCGCCGACATTCCCCGCAATCTCGGGTTCGAAAAGAGCAATGCGCATGGGAGTTGATTGGCGCCAGCGGAGCAGGGGGGCAAGCCGAAGATATGTTCAAACGGGCGATATCGTTCAGACATCGCAGGAGCCGACGTCCACATGCGAGCCTGACCAGCGATCGTCACGGCCCGGTTCGCCGGTTCAGGCGGCGGTGTTCAGCAGCCAGCGTTCGGTGCCTTCCAGGCCGACGGCGGTGAGGACGTCGCTGGCATAGGCGCCGGTGTCGATGCCGATGCGGTTGCGGCGCATTTCGGGTGCAGCGCTGATCGTGTGGCCGTGGACCACCACCGCGCCATGATCCTCGTCGCTGTCGAGGAATGGCTGGCGGATCCAGCGCACATCCTCCGGCGCCTGATCCTCCAGCGGCACGCCCGGACGGATGCCGGCATGGACGAACAGATAATCGCCGACCTGGATCGCGTCGCCCATGCCGCGCAGGAAGGCGCGGTGCGTCTCCGGGACATGCGCCAGGATCGCCGACGGCGGATAACGGTCGGCAAGGTCGAGCATCAATTGCGGCGTGCCGTAACTCTCGAACGTCTCGCGCCCGCCATAGCGCAGGAAATGCGCCATCGCTTCCTCGCTCGGCCGGTCGATCAGTCGCAGCAGCATCTCCTCGTGATTGCCCATCAATTGGTGGAAGCGTGCGAACGGCGGCGTATCGCGCAGGAAGAAGTCGATCACCTGCGCCGATTCCGCGCCCCGGTCGATCAGGTCGCCGAGCATCACGACGTGCGTCTCGCTGGGCTGGCGCGCCGCATCGTCGGCGGCGATGCGCTCGATCAGCAACGTCATCAGATCGAAGCGGCCGTGCACGTCGCCGATCGCGTAGATGCGCATACCCTCCGGCACCGCCGCGACCGCCTGCGGCGGCGCACGCCGGCCGAGCCCGAACAGGCGCATCGCCGCTAGCTTCGCGGCGCCGGCCGTACCGGCGGCAGCGCGTTGCACAGATCGACCGCGCCGGCGGGATGGCGGAAGAAGGCGTCGTCGCGATTGGCGCGCAGCTTCACCCACGCGGCGAAGCTCGCGCTTTCGGGCCGCAGCCACTGATAGGCCGGTCGCTCGGCTGGCGGCAGATCGGCGGCGATCCGCACGCGAGCGATGGCGACGCGCTGCTTCGGATCGGCGTAGAAGCCGAGCGCCCCGCTGCCGCGCGGCAGCGCCGACAACAGTTCCATCCCCGCCACGACCCGCCCGACCAGCGCGACGTTGCGATCCAGCGCGCGCGGCGCATGGCCGATCACGGCATAGAGTTCCTGGCCGTTGCCGGTGTCGGGCGCCATGTCGCGGCCGACGCCGACGATGCCATAGCAATGCGTCATCCACGCTCGATCGCCGTCCGCTGCGACCGGGAACGCGCCGACGAAGCCGGTCGCGGGCGCATAGGAATCGCGATAGGGGAGCGGCACCGGCGTCAGGCCGGCAGCCGCCCTGTCATATTCGGCGGCCGGGTGGGCGACGATGCCCGGCGGCGACGGCTTGTGCCCGTCGGCATCGCCCCATTGCGTGACATAATCGTCCTGCACCCGATCGATCGCGAGCCCGTCATACCAGCCGGCGCGCGCGATCGTCCGGATGTTGGCCACGTGGACAGGCGCGAATTCGGGCGCGAGCGCGATCGCGACCTGGCCGCCGCCCGCGAGGTCGATCAGCAGCAGATCCTCGGGCGCGACCGGTGCCCAATCAGCCGTCGGCGCACGCTCGACGATCATGCCCGGCGTCACGGGATCGGCCGTCGGCGCGGAGGTGGCGAGCAGGCTTGCGGCGAGCAGCGAGAATGGCGTGCGGATCATCGGCGCGAAGCCTGCCACGATGGCGCGCCTTGCGAAAGGGGCGGCCGCACGATAGGGGCGCTCTCCGGCGGATGGAGCGGTGGCCGAGTGGTCGAAGGCGCTCGCCTGGAAAGTGAGTATGGGTCAAAAGCCCATCGAGGGTTCGAATCCCTCCCGCTCCGCCACCTTTTGTTCCGTGAACGTCCGCAGACGTTCACTTTCCCTCTGAGATCATGCTATGCCGCGCCTACGGGGCGGGGCTGGTGTTCACATCTGTTCGCAGGCGTTCACCCCCTCGCATGGTCAAATCCATGGCATCGGCATGGCCGATCCATGGTATGGGGGAACGAGCGTGCTGACGGACGCAAAAATCAAGGCAGCGAGACCTCGCGAAGCGGCCTATAAGCTGGGGGACAGCGGCCAGCTTTTTCTCCACGTCACCCCCGCCGGGGGCAAGCACTGGCGCATGAATTACACCTACGGGCGGAACGAGGCAGGCCGTCCAGCGCAGAAAACACTCAAGCTTGGCCCTTATCCGGCGCTGACGCTGCTCGACGCTCGCAAGCGGCGCGACGAGGCCAAATATCAACTCCGCGATGGTCGAGACCCGGCGGTAGAGCGACGCGTCTCGACGAAGGCGCGGACGGCGGAAACTGAGAATACGTTCGAGATCGTCGCTAGGCGCTGGCACGATCTGCGTCTTCCGACGTGGTCTGCCATACATGGTATGGACGTGATGCGTAGCCTTGAGCGCGACGTGTTCCCGGCGATCGGCGATCTGCCTATCACGGTCATCGATTCGGCGAAGGTGCTGGAGACGTTGAGCGCGATCGCGGCGCGCGGCGCGGTCGAGACGGCCCACCGCATTCGGCAGCGCATCAGCGATGTCTACGTCTATGCCATCCCCGCCGGCCTAGCGAAAAGTAATCCAGCCGCGGATCTGGTGAAGGCGTTGCCGAAAGTGCCGCGCTCGAAGAAGCAAGCCTCGATCATCGATCGCCTTGAGGATCATGGCGACCAGCTGCGCGCGGTGCGTCAGATGGTGATCGATTGTGAGGCTGAGCGGTGCCGGGCGGCTACCAAGCTCGCACTGCGGCTGCTTGCGCTGACCGCAGTGCGGCCGAACGAAATTCGCGGCGCGCGGTGGGACGAGCTCGAGGACGTGGAGGCTCGCTTTGGCCATGTGAAAGGCGAGCGAGTTCAGATCAACCAGCCAGCATGGCGCATCCCCGCCGCCCGCATGAAGGGCGATCAGGAGCGTAAAGCCGAGGAAGGCGGCGATCATATCGTGCCGCTGTCCACGCATGCGTTGGCCGTCATCAACGCGCTGCGCCCTCTCACCGGCGGCTACCAGTTGATGTTCCCGAGTGAGCGCCACGTGCACCACCCGATCAGCGAAAACACTCTGCGCGCGCTGCTCATTCGCGCGGGCTATTACCAGCGCCACGTGCCGCATGGCTTTCGCGCGGCTTTCTCGACGATCATGAACGGGCTGTTCCCGGCCGATCGCGCCATCATCGACCTCATGCTGGCGCACGTGCCAAAGGACAAGGTCGAGAGCGCCTACAACCGAGCTGCGCATATGGCTCGTCGGCGCGAACTAGCGCAGGATTGGGGTGATCGATTGGTTGGGGACATGTGGACGCCAGACGCATACGTTGGTCAGCCGATTAGGTGGGCTGCGACGGGGCGGGGCAGGCTGTGAACGACTAAGAACGTTTGCGGACAAGCGCGAACTGGTGCAATCTGTCGCTGGCTTGCTATGCGTGCCTTAGGTTCTTATATTGTTCTATAACTACGTGCACGCGTCCGCGTGCACGCATCGCCGGTGGAGGGCCTGATGCCTGACTATACGCCTGCGGCAGTAGCGAACGCCTTTGTTGAAATAGCGGGGCACGCACTGCCCCAGATGAAGCTGCAAAAGCTGACCTACATCGCTCACGGATGGAACTTGGCCATCAGCGGTGAGCCGCTAGTCAACGATCAGCCGGAGGCCTGGGATAATGGGCCTGTTTTTCGGTCAATTTGGGATCGGATGCGTGATCTTCCCAATGGCTCTGGTGGTAAGGTCAAGGATTACGACAACTCTATTCCGATGGCGGAGTTCACTCGCAACGAGAGAGCCATCATCGATCACGTTTGGCGGAAATACGGCGGAAAATCTGCGTACGAACTTTCAGAAATGACGCACCAGCCCGGCACGCCATGGACTCACGCTTACTATCAGCGTGGACGGAATGCCAAACTTCGTAACGAAGAAATTAGGGAGCATTACCTCGCACTTGCGAGAGCCGGCAGACAGGCAAAGGCGTAAGGGAGCCACTTGTGGCAGGGGAGCAGTACGACGACAGCGCTCAGCGAGCGTCCTTACAGGACCTCGACCGAGCTCCCGTCTCGCTGCCGCAGCCGGAGGGCACGCCGGATAACGCTAACGACCTTGCCATCCTTAGGGAGCGCTTCAATGAGGTGGTCCAGGACCGCGATCGAATTCAGGGCGAATTCGACGCTCTCAAGCGTGGAAGCTCGACGATCGCCGAATTAGATAAATTAATCGCCCCCTCTGCCAAAAAAGCATTCAATTATATGTCCGTTTACTCGGTGGGTGTATTTTATCTGCTTGTGATGGATGGCTGTCACTTCCACGGATTTGACTTGCAAGAGAGTGTTCTAGATTTCCTCGTGGGGAGCACGGCGGTCACGGTGCTTGGTTTGGTAGGCATGGTCCTAACCGGCATATTTATTGGGGCACGTCGTGCCGTCACAAAGTAATGGCGGCCTGCAACCCGTTGCCCAGCCGTTTCTCCCCGAGCAATACACCGCGTACGGAGGAAAAATGTCGCCACCAAATTGGCGCGATCCCGCCCGATCGACACATTGACTCGCGAAACTGGCGAAGCTAATCTTCCCCTCATTTATCCGGGGGGATGATCAATGCACACAATGGCAAAGCAACTACTTCGTGGAGGACTGATCTCCTTGAGCCTTGCTGGTCATGGCTTGCAGGCCCAGAACCACCCAAAAATACCGATGCAAGGCGCGCCGACGCTCCGATCCACAGACGAAAGCACTATCAATAACGCTGAGGTGCAAACATCTACGATCCAAGGCGCTAGCCCGAGTGGAACAGTTAGTTATAAGGTAGACTATTCGGTATCGCTTTTTTGGCGAGCCGACCAGACTAAGCCTCATTGGAATTTTATCTGTACGATCGACATTAAAAACGTTGTTCTTAGCCGCTATCTTTCAAAGAAGACGAGCACTGGATGGGATGTCGTAGACACCGAGGATTTTAAACGGGCGGATCACCATCAGGTTGATCAAAACAACTGTAATACCAGTAAGAATAATTACATAATGCCGACGGTAAGTCGGTTCGAGACTGCCGGCGGGTGGAACGAAGAAATCACCAAAGATTGCAAATACATCGACGCCACGTACGGGACACACATGTGCCTGCATGGCCCACACCGAAAGCCTATTTAAGAGCCGTGCCGACACTTTTCGTTTGCACGCGACGCTAGCTGCTTCATGGCCCACGCCGAAACCTCTTGCTCGCTCCAACGGCTTGATGACGATCCCACGGGCTTGCACGCGCGAGGAAACCTGCCGTCGCGCATCAGCTTATAAATCATCGTCTTCCCTATCTTTGCGATCTGGATGACCTCTGGCAGCTTGAGCAGGCGATCTTCGGCGCCGAGCAGTACTGCCCGCGTGGGAAGGGTTTCAGCTGCGCCCGCGCGCTTAGCGGGCCGACGGGGAGCCGTCGCGCCGGCGGCGGCGCTCATGCCTCGCCCTTCCATGCGCCGCACATCCCGTCATGGCAGTCGTAACCGCCCCGGAAGCGCAGGAGATCTTCCGGGGGCGACACGGGGCGACCGCTGAACCAGACATGGCCTCCCAGCGATCGCTCGTGCCCGCAATCCAGCCTGATAATGGTCGAACGAGGTTGGCGCTCGGCTGCGACTATGGTGCGCCTCATGCGGGCTCCTCCGGCCAAGGCCAAGGCTTGCCGCCGAACAGCAGCTCTTCGAGCTTCGCGATGATGATTGAAAGCGCGGCGAGCGGCACCAATGCGGATCCCGCCGTCCATCCGTCACCCTGGGCACGCACGCGCACGGCATCCATCGCCGCGTGCAGCCATTCGTCAGGCGTCCCGATCGCAGGTGATAGGCTGAAGAGCGCGGCCTCGGCCTCGAGCAATGCCGCAAGCCGCGCGCTCTCACGCGCGCGTTGCTCATCGAGGTCATAGGAATCGGGATGCTTTCGGTCGTCCATTTTAATCTCCTATTGGTCGATCCGAACGGGGAGGCCTCGCGGCGGCCCGTTCGGATCGCCGGCACTGCTGAGGAGGGGCGGGTCAGCTGCGCCGGATCTCGATTGGTCAGGCGGGGTCGAACAGCGCGATGAGCGCTTTGCGTTCGTCGGCGGTGAGCCGGTGGATGTCAGCTTTTCGCGTTAAGCGATCGAGCATATCCATCTGGACGGACGACGGGCCAGCAACGAACCGGGTGCCCTCTTCGATCTGGCGCTTCCACCAGAGATAATCCGCCACGGACAGCTGCAGCCCGAACGGCTTTTCCTCATTCGCGGCTGTCCGTGCCCGCACCCCGCCCAGTGTGCCGAACGCTTGGCACACCTCCGTCGGGATGGTCTCAACGAGATCGCGATAGAAAACGAGGAAGGCTTTATGATCGGCCTCGTTCCGCGCGTCTGCGCCGGACACCAGATCCGCCACCGCCTTGAATATGCTCGACTTCAGCATGTTGTCGTTCCTTGTATTGGTAGCACCGGTTCATCGACCGGCGCGGCGTTGAAAAGATCTCGGAAGGTGCCCCACGCGCGAACGGCGTCCATCGCCCGAGCCCGCCGGGTGTCGGCGTCAGGGACAGGGCTTTGCGCGTAGGTGTCGTGAAGATCGAGCATGGCCATGTCATAGGTGGCCCAAGCGACGTCGACCGTCGGCGCGGCGGTGCCATCGCGGCTCACAGCGCATAGACCGGGAAGTGGCTCATCAGGTCGGCGATGGCCTTCGCGGTGTAATTGAGCGGCTGGATCAGCATGGGAAAGGCATCTCCTCTCCCGACCCGCGCCACTCGCCGCACCAGGACGTGCCGAAAATTGCCGGGAAAAGGGTGGCGTCCGACACTGCGAACACGTCGGCCGCATCATTGCTTTCGATCTGATTGCCGAAAGCGGGACCGCGGATCGACATGCTCGCGACGTGCTCTACAATCCTCGGGGGATTGCGCCGGCACCAGCCGAAGGCAGAGTCGCCGTTGGCCTTGACTTGATCGGCCATGCCTCGGCCTGCCAGCCAGTACCGGCAGTTGTCGCAGCGCTCAGCCATGCGAGGCGCTCCGCATTCCCGCGAGCGCCCGGAGCGCCCCGATCGCTAGTTCCGCGGTCCAATCCCTGTCCGCGGAGGCCGGAAGAAGGCCGATATTGGCGGCTTCGATAGCCCCATGGTCGGCGGCGTCGATCGAACTGTAGTGGAGCATCAGCCACACCCGCGCCTCGACAGCCCGCGGCGAGCATTCGGCCGTGCGGGTGATGGCATCCTCGGCGAAGTCGATCAGCGCCCAATGCGGGGCGTCGTCGGCCTCAAACCCGCTACCGTTGATGGCACCCAGCGCCTCTCGCCATGCGGCGAAGGCCATCTCGATCGGCGCTGTAAGGCTGCGCAACTCGACCCAACCGTTCGCGTGGCGCTCGCCGAAGGTCTCGACCACGCGACGGATCGCCCGCGCTGCGCGGGGGCAGCGCACAGCAGTCAGGATCGCCCTCGTAGCGCGTTCGATCTCGCAATCGTTTGCCTCGTCTTGGCCCCATGCCGGAGGCAGGTCACCTGCGGGAGTGAGAGTGCCGTCCGGCTCGATAAGCATGCGACCCTCGATCGCGAGAAAGTCGTGCACCACGGTATGGACCGCCCGCCCAACCTCCCCACATTCGGCATCCGAAAGCGTGCCATCCCCGTCCCCGATCAGCGCCTCGAGCAGTTGGCCGCGGAAGCCGGCCGTGCGCAGGTGCGCGAAAAGCCGGTTAGCGACTTCGATCCGGCTTCCGAGATAGGCGGGCTCTTCGCCATCGACTCCATGGCTGACCACGATGGTCGGCCAAATGCCGTCCCACATGAGCGACACCGACCCGCCAGTCGCCGCGAGCAGGCGCAACCACACGGGGCGGTAAGACTCCCAGCCGGTGGCGGCGGCCACATCAAGCCACTCGACCATCTGCTCGACCGATGCCGGCTCGGCCGGCACGAGGCCATCGACCACGAGCGGCCGATCGACGATGCAGCGGTGCTCGCCCATCAGTGCGCGTCCCGCAGGGGCGCCGGCTGGTAGATGCCGACGATCGGGCCGAGCAGCATGTCGAACATGCCGTGCTCGTAGATCGGCCCTTCGGTACGCGCCGACAGGCGAACGCCGCGATAGAGGCGCGATCGCAGGTCGCGATACGCCCAATGCTCGGGCTGGCGCGGGTGAGGGAAGACCATCACCACGTTCCGTTCGCAGCGCATCCGCACCGGATCGTTGTCGCGGAAGCGGTCGGCCACCATGCGGTTGGGCGTGCAACTTGGCGGCCGCTGCCGTTCGAAGCAGTACAGACCCGGTGTCAGCGCAGCTTCGCCGCGACCAACGCGGTCGTGCCAAGTCTCGTCGTAGACCGCCACCTCGCCCTGCCGAAGCATGTGGGAGCCGGCGTCATCGCCGAGGATGGGCACCACGCCGAAGCCAGGTTCAATTTCATTGAAGATCCTGAGCTTTAAGCCATCCAGCTCGGGAAGGTCGTCGTGTGTCAGCGTCATGGCGCGCTGCGGACGCGTCAAGTGGGCAATGGCGGCCATAGCCGGTTCTCCTGCAAGTGGAGCAGGAGAAGGGCTGGCCTCTGACCCCTATTCGCGGGCGGTCAACAGCGCTGGCTTTTCCTGCTTAGGAACCGACCAGCGTGCCGTGCCAAACGGGCATACCAGAGCGTCTCCGTGCACATAGAATGTGCGCGGGCGCTAACATTGTCAACGGTGATTTTAGCGTTGGCGCTAATAGGCTAGATCGCTCGGCCGAACCATACCGGCCGTCCGACAATGCGGATGTCGGCTTCTCGCACTTCGTATGGGCTGTAACGCTCATTTGCGGAGAAAATGCGGAACCATCCGCGCTTGCTCGGCAGACGCTCGATCAGTTTGACAACGTAGGTCTCGCCATCCCAGAGCGCGAATGGCCCAGGCTGGGCCGGATTAACGTCGCGGCGATCTACAAGTATCTGGTCTCCATGGTAGAAGTCAGGGGTCATACTGTCACCGCGCACGTCGATCAGAAGCATATCAGCCGCCGTTCCGCGAAGTCGTTCTTCAATCAAATTTCGGGGTATTAACGCGGTTTTCACTTCCCCATCGCCAAAGCCGCCACCTCCCATTCCTGCATACGATGGCAATACCTCCACCTCAGCGTATGCCGAGAGATGTTCATCTTTTTCAAGCTCGAAGAAATCGGGAAACGTCAGGGCGAGCGCCTGCATAGTTGGAGCTTTCAGGCTCCAACCTTCTCGCCCGTGTGCGATGCGGGTCAGCGTTGATGGCGACAGCCCAGCTTTCCGCGCGATGGCAGTCGGTGAGAGGCCCGTCCGCTCAGAAAGGCGGCCGATCATATCGCGGTGGCTGCTGTAATCCATGCCACCACAATAGCGCGGACGCTAAT is a genomic window of Sphingomonas nostoxanthinifaciens containing:
- a CDS encoding tyrosine-type recombinase/integrase, yielding MADPWYGGTSVLTDAKIKAARPREAAYKLGDSGQLFLHVTPAGGKHWRMNYTYGRNEAGRPAQKTLKLGPYPALTLLDARKRRDEAKYQLRDGRDPAVERRVSTKARTAETENTFEIVARRWHDLRLPTWSAIHGMDVMRSLERDVFPAIGDLPITVIDSAKVLETLSAIAARGAVETAHRIRQRISDVYVYAIPAGLAKSNPAADLVKALPKVPRSKKQASIIDRLEDHGDQLRAVRQMVIDCEAERCRAATKLALRLLALTAVRPNEIRGARWDELEDVEARFGHVKGERVQINQPAWRIPAARMKGDQERKAEEGGDHIVPLSTHALAVINALRPLTGGYQLMFPSERHVHHPISENTLRALLIRAGYYQRHVPHGFRAAFSTIMNGLFPADRAIIDLMLAHVPKDKVESAYNRAAHMARRRELAQDWGDRLVGDMWTPDAYVGQPIRWAATGRGRL
- a CDS encoding Panacea domain-containing protein; this translates as MPDYTPAAVANAFVEIAGHALPQMKLQKLTYIAHGWNLAISGEPLVNDQPEAWDNGPVFRSIWDRMRDLPNGSGGKVKDYDNSIPMAEFTRNERAIIDHVWRKYGGKSAYELSEMTHQPGTPWTHAYYQRGRNAKLRNEEIREHYLALARAGRQAKA
- a CDS encoding helix-turn-helix transcriptional regulator, encoding MEGRGMSAAAGATAPRRPAKRAGAAETLPTRAVLLGAEDRLLKLPEVIQIAKIGKTMIYKLMRDGRFPRACKPVGSSSSRWSEQEVSAWAMKQLASRANEKCRHGS
- a CDS encoding S24 family peptidase, whose protein sequence is MDYSSHRDMIGRLSERTGLSPTAIARKAGLSPSTLTRIAHGREGWSLKAPTMQALALTFPDFFELEKDEHLSAYAEVEVLPSYAGMGGGGFGDGEVKTALIPRNLIEERLRGTAADMLLIDVRGDSMTPDFYHGDQILVDRRDVNPAQPGPFALWDGETYVVKLIERLPSKRGWFRIFSANERYSPYEVREADIRIVGRPVWFGRAI